One Panicum virgatum strain AP13 chromosome 3N, P.virgatum_v5, whole genome shotgun sequence DNA segment encodes these proteins:
- the LOC120668064 gene encoding rRNA 2'-O-methyltransferase fibrillarin-like → MELLAGAGVVRGTAGGGAEQVARDRAGAALAGGPRRRGRGRCSGAARDGGGGGGGGARRQLGTARVGAALAGGLGQRRWRSGRPWTVVAGAMLDGGSALDGGSALGGGPGQGGGGAHRRPRMAGVVLGGDRDAGGAVGSGLQEVRWGAGHGRMESDNSSNIQELLKSEYNAGMRE, encoded by the exons ATGGAGCTCTTGGCGGGAGCTGGGGTGGTGCGCGGGACcgccggcggtggtgcggagCAGGTGGCGCGGGacagggcgggggcggcgctcgcTGGCGGCCCAagacggcgggggcgggggcggtgcTCGGGGGCGGCCcgggacggcggtggcgggggtggGGGCGGTGCTCGAAGGCAGCTCGGGACGGCGAGGGTGGgggccgcgctcgccggcggcttgGGACAGCGGCGATGGCGCTCGGGGCGGCCCTGGACGGTGGTGGCAGGGGCAATGCTCGACGGCGGGTCGGCGCTCGACGGCGGGtcggcgctcggcggcggcccaggacagggcggcggcggcgctcaccggCGGCCCAGGATGGCGGGGGTGGTGCTCGGGGGCGACCGGGACGCTGGCGGCGCGGTAGGGAGCGGACTGCAGGAGGTGCGTTGGGGAGCGGGCCATGGAAGGATGGAGAGCG ataactcatcaaatatacAAGAGCTCTTGAAGAGCGAGTACAATGCCGGGATGAGAGAGTGA